A region of Massilia sp. WG5 DNA encodes the following proteins:
- a CDS encoding PilZ domain-containing protein — translation MTDQRQSARKIVKVKAVIAMEGQAPMPGRTSDIGSNGVSIAVAHPLQVGQTGQVGFDLLVEGKLASIMARAKVIYCIFSGGEFKAGFQFLNLDLSAMAQLSRFLR, via the coding sequence ATGACAGATCAAAGGCAATCGGCACGCAAGATCGTGAAAGTGAAGGCGGTCATCGCGATGGAGGGCCAGGCGCCGATGCCGGGGCGGACCTCGGATATCGGTTCCAACGGCGTCAGCATCGCGGTAGCGCATCCGCTGCAGGTGGGGCAGACAGGGCAGGTGGGCTTCGACCTGCTGGTCGAGGGCAAGCTGGCGTCCATCATGGCGCGCGCGAAAGTCATCTATTGTATTTTCAGCGGGGGCGAGTTCAAGGCCGGCTTCCAGTTCCTGAACCTGGACCTGAGCGCCATGGCCCAGCTTTCGCGCTTCCTGCGTTAA